The Sinorhizobium alkalisoli genomic interval TCCTTGAAGGTTGCGCTGGGCAGTCTGTCTCCGACGGCGATGGGCACGGTTCTCTCCTCGTTTGGTGTGCCGCCTCGGGCAGGGCACGCGGGACTAAATGCGCGCCACCCGAAACTGTGCGGCGGTTTGGGGCAACGATATGCACACAACGCTGATCTACAGCATTTTGCTGCCAGGTGGAATCGCCTGAAATCGCACAACTCGTTCCTTTGCTTGGGACCGCCTCAGTTAAGGGCAAGGGTCGCTTCCATGCTGCGCCCGCCGGCGCGTACCGTGAGCGTGATTGCCTTTCCGGCGAGGTCACGGTTCTTGCCAAAGCGCTTCACCGGGACCTCTACGTGGCGAATGTTGCCTGAACTGCCAGCGATGATCGGCTGACCGAAGTAGAATCCGGAGGGCCCGGCGAGAAAGAGATCGGGGTCACCGCTCCCCGCCTCTGCCGGCAGCCGGAGACCGAAGCGGATCAGCCCCGCACTCGCGTCGAACTGCGCCCCGTCCAGGCGGAAATCCTTTGAGGGCGGCTCAGGCAGCATCGCGAGCGCTTTTTCGATGCGGGCACCGTCGAGAGGGTCGTCGAACTCCCCGCTCTTGACCGTGAGTTCCAGGGTTCCCTGGACCGGGATACAGATATTCTCGCAGACGCCGAGGAAGACAGATGCCCGGATCCTCACGTCCTTTCGGTCGCCTCGGCGCTTCAGCTGCAACGGAAATGCGACGGGCGCATCGTAGCCGGCATAGCGATCCGCTCCGTCACCGAACGACTTCGGCGCAGGAAAGCGCATCGCCTCGAGCACGGCGTCTCCTCCCTGATCAAGCGTGATCTGCGGCGGGATTCCGCTTGCGCCGGGCTCGCGCCAATAGGTCTTCCAGCCGGGCTCGAGCTTGATTTCGAGAATGGCGGGAATGGAGCCGTCCGGCTCGGGCTGCAAGGCGACTAGACGGATCGCGCCGCCCTCAGCCCTGATCCATTCGCTGGAGGCGGCGTGAGACTCCCCCGTGAGTAAAGACGTAAGAGCCAGGGTCGCCGCCGCAATCTGTCGGCGCATTTTGGCGCGTGTCGTGCGTTTGCTCATGAGCGTAGCAGTAGCGCCTTTCTCGCCTGCGCTCCAGCGGCGCCAGCGCTCTTGACCAATCATATTTGCTTGAACGCTGCACATCTTCTTGAACGATCGCGTTTCGGCGGATGGCCGCTGGGAAAAGGTACGAATTCGAGTTGGCTTGGCCGAAATGCGCAGGGCTAACCGTCGTACGTGCATATTTCGGCGGCCGCCACGTAGAGACGCTTTTCATTTCGTGGCGAATTGATAGGCTATCTTCATTATGGCGACGAAGGTATTGGACAACACGCGCGAACGCGGATTCCTTGACGGTCAATTCCTGATCGCCATGCCGGGCATGTTCGATTCCAATTTTGCCCGCACGGTCATCTTCGTCTGCGCCCATTCCGAGGACGGTGCGATGGGTTTCGTTCTGAATCGGCCGCAACGCCTGACCTTCCCGGATGTTCTGCTGCACCTCCAGCTTCTCGATCCGGACGAAGCCATTCGGCTTCCCACGACGGCGCGCGAATTCCAGATCCAAGCCGGCGGTCCCGTTGAGACAGGGCGCGGCTTCGTACTGCACTCGGATGATTATTTGAGCGATTCCAGCATTCCCGTCAGCGACGACATTTGCCTGACGGCGACCCTCGACATCGTCAAGGCGATTTCCCGTGGTGAAGGGCCTCTCAGGGCGACCATGCTGCTCGGCTATGCGGGATGGGGCCCGGGGCAGCTCGAAAACGAAATCACCCAAAATGGATGGCTCACCTGCCCTGCGCGCGAAGAACTGATCTTCAGCCGCGACCTGGACGAAAAATACGACAAGGCGCTTGCGCTGATGGGCATTTCTCCCGCCATGCTCTCGCCGGACGCGGGTCACGCCTGATCAGGGCGAGACCACCCTCTCGACCTGTACCGATATTGCCCGAAATCGCCCGGCCCTTTCGATGGGCCGTCTGCCGGCCTGTCCCACGCAATCGGTCAACATCGGTGCAGGTTGGTATCAGGCCCGCTTCATGAGTGGAAACCGCTCCTTGAGCAGCCGCAGGGTTGAATCCGATCCAATCGGCGGACCGAAGAGGAAGCTCTGACCATAGTCGCAGCCCATCTGCGCGAGCTGGATCGCGTCTTCCTCGGATGCGATTCCCTCGGCGACCACCTGCATGTCGAGGTCACGTGCCATGGCGATGACGGAGCGCAGCACGACGGCGCGCTTGTCGCTGGGATCACGCACCAGCGCCTTGTCGATTTTGATCGTCTCGAAAGGAAAACGGGTGAGATAGGAGAGGGAGGAGTGCCCCGTGCCGAAATCGTCGAGCGCCAGGCGCAAGCCCGCTTCCTTCAGCTTTTCGAGTACGAGCCGCGCCTGTTCCGGGTTTTCCATAACCAGCGATTCGGTTAGCTCCATCTTGATCTGGGCGGGGTCGCAGCGGTTCTTGATGAGCAGCGCACGCACGTCCTCATACAGTTCGTTGTTCAAGAGCTGCGCGCTCGATAGGTTGACCGATACGAATATCGGCAGATCGCCGGTTTGCGTCTGCCATTCGGACAGATCGCTCGTTGCCCTGTCGAAGGCGAACATGCCGAGCTGGTTGATGATGTCGGAGTTCTCGGCGATCGGGATGAATTCCGTCGGCGAGATGTTGCCGCGCTTCGGGTGATCCCACCTCATGAGCGCCTCGAAGCCGGCGATCTCGCCATCGCTCAGGCGCACGATCGGCTGGTAGACGAGCGAAAGCTCTTTGCGCTCGATCGCCCGTTTCAGGTCCGCTTCGAGTTGCAGGCGATCCGATCCGGAGGTGCGGAAGGATGGGCGGAACGGTTCGACGCGGTTTCCACCTTCCTTCTTGGCGCGGAACATTGCGAGTTCCGCATCATCGAGCAGGCCCGGTGCACTCTGCTCCTGGTCGAGCCAGGAGACGAGACCAATCGACGCGGTGAGGTTGATTTCGCGATTGCCGTAGTTGAGCGGAACCATGATCGCTTTGCTGACGGCGTCGGCGAAGTCGGCGATCTTCGTCGGATCGCGCTCGGACATGAGGATAAGGCCGAACTGGTCGCCGCCGAGGCGCGCCAGCGTATCCTGCGGGCGCAACAGCCGCCGCAGCCGCCGGGTCAGCGCGATCAGGACGTTGTCGCCGGCGGCGATGCCGAGCAGTTCGTTGACCTGTTTGTAGCGGTCGATGTCGATGGCGAGCACCGTCGGTCGCGTTGCATTCGTCCCGTCGGACATCAGCAGGATCGCCTGCAGACGGTCGAGGAACACCTGCCTGTTCGGCAGGCCGGTCAGATTGTCGAGAAGCGCATTGTGCAGGAGACGTTCGACGGAGTTGCGCTGTTCCGTAATGTCGACGATGGTTCCGACGCAGCGGATAATCTCGCCGTTGGCACCGAGTACCGGCCGCGCCCGGATCGACAGCCAGTGATAATGCCCGTCCTCGGCGCGCACGCGGAATTCATGGTTCAGACGCCCCCGCCGATGTTCCAGCAGAACATCAAGGGTCGCGCGGAAGCGGTCGCGGTCGTCCGGGTGCAGCCGCGGCACCCAGTTGCGCACCGGCCCGTTCATCGTTCCAAGGGAAAGCCCGAGCTGGTGCGAGACATCGGGGAGGGTGATGACGCGGTCACGCGCCACGTCCCAGTCCCAGACAGTATCGCCCGAACCGGTCAGCGCCAGAGCCTGGCGTTCGAGGTCGGAGAAGAGTCCTTGCTGGTAGGCGCCGCCGGAAAAGGCGTGCTGCATGACCGTGAAGCCGATCAGAAGCACGATCAGCACGAGGCCGCCGCCAAGCGCCGGCTGGACAATGTCGTTGGCGAGTTGCCCCGTCACGGCAAGCCACGCTCCGAAGAGCCAGACGAGGATCAGCAGCCATGCTGGAACGAGAAGGATGGCACGGTCGTAACGATTGAAGCCGAGATAGGCAATGAGCACAATGCCCGCCGTTGCCGTCAGCGCGAAGGAGAGGCGCGCTATGCCCGCGGCGATCGCCGGATCGTAGATGGCAACGCCGAAGAGCAGCGCCAGGCCGAGTATCCAGGCGAGCGTCGCATAGCCGAGATGCTGATGCCAGCGGTTGAGGTTGAGATAGGTGAAAAGGAAGATCACCAGACCGGCCGCCAGGAAGACTTCGGTTCCGGCGCGCCATATGCGCTCGTCATCAGCCGTCATGCTGATCAGCTTGGACAGAAAGCCGAAATCGACGCAGATATAGGCGAGCACCGCCCAGGCAAGCGCCGCCGTTGCCGGCAGCATCGAGGTACCCTTGACGACGAAGAGAATGGTCAGGAACACCGCCAAGAGGCCGGCAATGCCGAGTACGATGCCGCGATAGAGCGTGAAGGCGTTGACCGTGTCCTTGTAGGCCTCGGGTTGCCAGAGATAGATCTGCGGCAGATCGGGCGTCGCCAGCTCGGCCACGAAAGTGACGACCGCACCGGGATTGAGGGTGATGCGGAAGACATCGGCTTCCTCGCTCGGCTGCCGGTCGAGCGAGAAGCCCTCGCTGGGCGTGATCGAGAGAATGCGCCGGGAACCGAGGTCGGGCCAGAACAGCTTGGAGTTCACCAGGCGAAAATGCGGTGCGACGATTACCCGTTCGAGTTGCTCCTCCGACACATTGGCCAGCGCGAAGACGGCCCAGTCGCCCTGATGGTTTTCCGTGCTCGAGCGCACTTCGATGCGGCGCACGATACCGTCCGTGCCGGGAGCCGTGGAAACCTGGAACGCTTCTCCATGGCCGCTATAGATTTCCGTCGTGGCGGTGAGATCGAGTGCAGTGTCCTCGCGCGAGATCTTCACCGGTTCGAGCGCATGCGCCACGCCGCCGGCAAGGCTGAGGACGAAGACGGCAAGTGCGACCAGAAACGCTGCCAGCCTTGCGGCTGGCCATGCGAACGGCTTCAAGGTCAGGGGCATCAAAGGGGCATGTTCCTGTTCGGTACGGCATCCGTGGCGAGCCGCGAAAACATCAGGTGATCCCGCCACTGCCCGTTTATCTTCAAGTACTGTCTCAAGTAGCCTTCACGCTCAAAGCCGACCTTTTCAAGGAGACGGATGCTCCGCGCGTTTTCCGGAATACAGGCTGCCTCGATACGGTGCAACTCAAGCGTCGAAAAGATGTAGGGGATTGTCAGCTTCAGTGCGCCGCACATGTGGCCGTGACCGGCATATTTCTGGCCCATCCAGTAGCCGATCATGCAATTCTGAGCTGCCCCTCGGCGGATGTGACCGATGGTGAGGCCGCCGAGCAGGGTTTCATCGGATTTACGGAAAAGCAACAAAGGCACGGCCTGACCGGATGCATATTCCTGTTCGTTGCGGTTGACGCGGTTGCGAAACGCGCTTTCCGTCATCTCGTCGGTGCGCCAGCTCGGCTCCCAGGGCTCCAGGAAAGTGCGGCTGTCGCTGCGCAACCGGTACCATTGCCGATAATCGGAATATCGGGGCAGGCGCAGCAGGTAATGCTCGCTGGCGATCTCGACCGTCTCGGGCTGCCGCGACAGGAACCGAAAAACCGATCGTGCCATATATGCCTCCGCGCCAAGCTCACGAGCCGGGCAATGACAAAAGCAAATGCCGTCTCATTTCGAAACGTCGCACAAGTTTACGTCCAAATCGAATCCGATTTTAGAAATTGTGCAAGAAAATCACGGCGTACGGCCGCCGATCGCATCAGCCGCAGCGGCAGCAGCCTGCGTCAGCCTGCCATGGCCTTTACCGCGGCCGGCTTCGCGCTCAACGAAGAGAGGAGATCGTTCATCGAGGCGAGGTGCTCGAGAGGGCCGATCGCCGAAAGTGTGGGCACGGTGTCGAAGAAAAGCCGACCGGCGAGATCCGTCAGGCGCTCGATCGTGATGCCGGACAAACGCTCCATGAGTTCGTCGTTCGGAATCGGCCGACCATAGAGCATCATCTGCCGGGCAATCTGGCCGGCCCGGGCCGCGGGGCTCTCCTGACCCATCAATAATTGTGCCCGGATCTGCGCGCGAGCGCGCTCGATCTCCTGCTGTTCGATGTTCGTCGAAGACTTCCGCAACTCCTCGACTATGACCGGCATCAGTTCGGGCAGGTTTTCGCCACCGGTCGCGGCATGGATGCCGAAGATACCGGTGTCGGAAAAGCCCCAATGGAAGGCATAGACGGAATAACAGAGGCCGCGATGCTCGCGCACTTCCTGGAAGAGGCGTGACGACATGCCGCCGCCAAGGATATTGGCGAGAATTTGCGAGCAATAGAAATCGCGAGCATGATAAGCCCTGCCTTCGAAGCCGAGCAGGATTTGCGCGTCCATGAGGTCGCGGGTCTCACGACTGTCGCCGCCGGTATAGCGGGCCGTATCCAGCACGGGAGATTCAAGCGGCGAGGCGGGCAAGGTGGAGAAACGCTCCTCCACCTGACGCACGATCGTATCGTGGTCGATGGCGCCGGCGGCGACGATAAAGGTCCGGTCGGTTGTGTAATTGCGGCCGAGATAGTGGCGAATCTGGCGGGGCGTAAACGACATAACCGTTTCCGGCGTCCCGAGGATCGGCCGGCCAACCGTCTGATCGCGATAGGCCGTCTCGGCAAAGTGGTCGAACACCACGTCGTCCGGCGTGTCGTCCGCAGCGCCGATCTCCTGCAGGATCACGTGCTTCTCGCGGCGGAGCTCGTCCTCCTCGAAAGTCGATTCCGTCAGGATATCCGCCAGGATATCGATCGCCAACGGCACGTGGTCCTTGAGCACGCGGGCATAATAGGAGGTCGTCTCGGTGGAGGTGGCGGCATTGACCTCGCCGCCGACATTCTCGATCTCTTCGGCGATCTGGCGGGCGCTGCGCCGCCTCGTGCCCTTGAAAGCCATGTGCTCCAGCAAATGCGCAATGCCGTGTTCCTCCACGGTCTCATTGCGCGAACCGGACTTGATCCAGACCCCGAGCGCCACGCTCTCGAGATGCGGCATTTGCTCGGTAACCACGGTCAGCCCGGAAGGCAGCCGGGTGCACTCAACTTTCATCATCCGCTTCTTTCGTTCTAATCCCGAACGCGCGTGCGCTCGCCGATGAAGGTTTCGACGATCTTCAGTTCCGGATCCAGAATATCGAAACGCTCCGCCCTACTCATGAGATCAGCAAGCCACGATGGAAGCGCCGGGTCAATACCGCTGGCCGATTTTACCGCGTCGGGAAATTTGGCCGGGTGGGCGGTCGCAAGCGTCACCATCGGTGCTTGAAGCTTCTCATGCCCGGCCGCAACAAAAACGCCGATTGCCGTATGCGGATCAAGGAGATAGCCGGTTTCTTCATAGGTTTTTCGGATCGTCTCCGACACCTCTTTCTCCGAGGCGCTGCCGGCGCGGAATTCCTTGCGGATTTTTTTGAGCGCGCCCTCGCCGATGGCGAACGAGCCGGACTGGTTGAGTCCTGCCATCGCCGCGCGCACCGCAGCCGGATCCCGATCATGGGTCTCGAACAGAAGCCGCTCGAAATTGGAGGAAATCTGAATGTCCATCGACGGGGACGTCGTGGCCTTCACCTCGCGCATTTCATAGCGGCCGGTCTTCAGAGTCCGTGCGAGAATGTCGTTCTCATTGGTGGCGATGATCAGCTTGTCGATCGGCAGTCCCATGCGCTTGGCGACGTAGCCCGCGAAGATATCGCCGAAATTGCCGGTCGGCACAGTGAAGGAGATCTTCCGGTCCGGGCCGCCGAGCGTGATCGCGGTCGTGAAATAATAGACGATCTGCGCCATGATGCGCGCCCAGTTGATCGAGTTGACGCCGGAAAGCTTCACCCGGTCGCGAAATGCCTCGTCGTTGAACATGGCTTTGACGAGGTTCTGGCAGTCGTCGAAATTGCCGTTGACGGCAATCGCATGCACATTGCCGGCCGTCGCGGTGGTCATCTGCCTCTGCTGCACCGGCGACACCTTGCCGTGCGGGAAGAGGATGAAAATATCGGTACGCTCGCGGCCGGCAAAGGCATCGATCGCCGCTCCGCCGGTGTCGCCCGACGTCGCGCCGACGATCGTCGCGCGTTCGCCTCGCTCGGCAAGCACATGGTCCATCAGCCGCGCCAGCAACTGCATGGCGACGTCCTTGAAGGCGAGCGTCGAGCCGTGGAAGAGTTCCATCACGAAGGAGTTCGGGCCCGTCTGGACCAGAGGTGCCACCGCGGGGTGGCGGAAGGTGGCGTAAGCCTCGTCGATCATTTCGCGGAACATCGCGGCCGGGATCTCGCCATTGGTGAATGGTTCGAGCACGGCGAATGCAACGTCCTGGTAGGACTTGCCGCGCAGCCGCCGGATTTCCTTCTTCGAGAAGCTCGGCCACTCCTTCGGAAGATAGAGGCCGCCGTCGCGGGCAAGTCCCGCCAAAAGCGCATCGCAGAATCCGAGCGGGGTCGCTTCTCCGCGCGTCGATATGTACTTCACCGTCTTCATCCCTCGTTACCCATATCCCATGGCTGGAGTGCCAACGGGCGACCGGCCCGCGCACTCTTCTCGATCCGCGTTCTCCCGCCGCATCCCTCGAGAGGCGCATAGCCCCGGTTGTAGCAAGCAGGCGTTGCGGAGGTCGTGAGCGACGCCCGCGGCCCTTTTTGCGTCAGTCCCCCGAAAAACGCGCGGCCATTCTTGTTACCATGGCAATTTCGCGCCCTTTTCGGAATTTTCGGTTCAACAGGGCCACCCCGTCGATTTTTCGATTTCGCGCTGCTATAGACGATGCCCGAAGGCCGTGAAAGGCCTCTGTCGATCGTGAGCGCACCGAAAGCGGCGGTCCCGCATGATTTCGGTCCGAGCATCGCAACGGGCCGCGACGACTACGGCTGCTTGAGGCCGCGGTCACAGCGATCCCGAGTTTTGAACTGGTTCTGAAGAGGTTGTGCAACGTGTCTGCCAATGTGTCTCGCCATCTTCTCGCAATGTCCGTCCTGCTGGCCGTCGCCGGCTGCAACAAGACGCAGACGGGAGGGGCAATCGAAGCGGGCGGCAGCGCGAGCGCGCCGACGCCGGCCGTCGTCCAGGCGTCTTGCCCGCCTGTAACGCTCAGGGATGGAACCGCCTCCTACCGCACCTATGCGAAGGGTGGAAAGGACGATCCGACCAAGGTCGTCTATCAGGCGTCGCTTGCCGATACCACGCGCCAGTGCGTACAGAGCCAAGACAGCCTCAAGGTGACGGTGGTCGCGCAGGGTCGCGTCGTGGCCGGGCCCGCCGGCGGGCCGGGCAAGCTGTCCATGCCGATCCGCGTTGCCGCGACCGACGGGGAAAAGACGCTTTATTCCGAGCTGACGCAATTCCCGGTCGAGGTTCCGCCGGGCAGCACCAATGCGCAGTTCGTCTTCACCAAGGCCGACGTCACCCTGCCGGCGGGCGCCGGGGCGGACGCCAAGATCTTCATCGGTTTCGACGAGGGGCCGTATCGGACGCAGTAGGCCTCACGGTCACCTGTACAGCGCCGCGCGTCGTTTCAGACGCGCATAGGGTCGCTGTAACTCTTTGAACCTGCGCCGATCACTCGGCGGGCACGCTGTTGCCGGCCTCCCATTTGTAAAGCGAGAAGCTCGGCGAGGTCAGATCGCCGGATTCGCCATAGGTCAGTTTGCCGAT includes:
- a CDS encoding protein-disulfide reductase DsbD domain-containing protein, with protein sequence MRRQIAAATLALTSLLTGESHAASSEWIRAEGGAIRLVALQPEPDGSIPAILEIKLEPGWKTYWREPGASGIPPQITLDQGGDAVLEAMRFPAPKSFGDGADRYAGYDAPVAFPLQLKRRGDRKDVRIRASVFLGVCENICIPVQGTLELTVKSGEFDDPLDGARIEKALAMLPEPPSKDFRLDGAQFDASAGLIRFGLRLPAEAGSGDPDLFLAGPSGFYFGQPIIAGSSGNIRHVEVPVKRFGKNRDLAGKAITLTVRAGGRSMEATLALN
- a CDS encoding YqgE/AlgH family protein, yielding MATKVLDNTRERGFLDGQFLIAMPGMFDSNFARTVIFVCAHSEDGAMGFVLNRPQRLTFPDVLLHLQLLDPDEAIRLPTTAREFQIQAGGPVETGRGFVLHSDDYLSDSSIPVSDDICLTATLDIVKAISRGEGPLRATMLLGYAGWGPGQLENEITQNGWLTCPAREELIFSRDLDEKYDKALALMGISPAMLSPDAGHA
- a CDS encoding EAL domain-containing protein; its protein translation is MPLTLKPFAWPAARLAAFLVALAVFVLSLAGGVAHALEPVKISREDTALDLTATTEIYSGHGEAFQVSTAPGTDGIVRRIEVRSSTENHQGDWAVFALANVSEEQLERVIVAPHFRLVNSKLFWPDLGSRRILSITPSEGFSLDRQPSEEADVFRITLNPGAVVTFVAELATPDLPQIYLWQPEAYKDTVNAFTLYRGIVLGIAGLLAVFLTILFVVKGTSMLPATAALAWAVLAYICVDFGFLSKLISMTADDERIWRAGTEVFLAAGLVIFLFTYLNLNRWHQHLGYATLAWILGLALLFGVAIYDPAIAAGIARLSFALTATAGIVLIAYLGFNRYDRAILLVPAWLLILVWLFGAWLAVTGQLANDIVQPALGGGLVLIVLLIGFTVMQHAFSGGAYQQGLFSDLERQALALTGSGDTVWDWDVARDRVITLPDVSHQLGLSLGTMNGPVRNWVPRLHPDDRDRFRATLDVLLEHRRGRLNHEFRVRAEDGHYHWLSIRARPVLGANGEIIRCVGTIVDITEQRNSVERLLHNALLDNLTGLPNRQVFLDRLQAILLMSDGTNATRPTVLAIDIDRYKQVNELLGIAAGDNVLIALTRRLRRLLRPQDTLARLGGDQFGLILMSERDPTKIADFADAVSKAIMVPLNYGNREINLTASIGLVSWLDQEQSAPGLLDDAELAMFRAKKEGGNRVEPFRPSFRTSGSDRLQLEADLKRAIERKELSLVYQPIVRLSDGEIAGFEALMRWDHPKRGNISPTEFIPIAENSDIINQLGMFAFDRATSDLSEWQTQTGDLPIFVSVNLSSAQLLNNELYEDVRALLIKNRCDPAQIKMELTESLVMENPEQARLVLEKLKEAGLRLALDDFGTGHSSLSYLTRFPFETIKIDKALVRDPSDKRAVVLRSVIAMARDLDMQVVAEGIASEEDAIQLAQMGCDYGQSFLFGPPIGSDSTLRLLKERFPLMKRA
- a CDS encoding GNAT family N-acetyltransferase; this translates as MARSVFRFLSRQPETVEIASEHYLLRLPRYSDYRQWYRLRSDSRTFLEPWEPSWRTDEMTESAFRNRVNRNEQEYASGQAVPLLLFRKSDETLLGGLTIGHIRRGAAQNCMIGYWMGQKYAGHGHMCGALKLTIPYIFSTLELHRIEAACIPENARSIRLLEKVGFEREGYLRQYLKINGQWRDHLMFSRLATDAVPNRNMPL
- a CDS encoding M16 family metallopeptidase — translated: MMKVECTRLPSGLTVVTEQMPHLESVALGVWIKSGSRNETVEEHGIAHLLEHMAFKGTRRRSARQIAEEIENVGGEVNAATSTETTSYYARVLKDHVPLAIDILADILTESTFEEDELRREKHVILQEIGAADDTPDDVVFDHFAETAYRDQTVGRPILGTPETVMSFTPRQIRHYLGRNYTTDRTFIVAAGAIDHDTIVRQVEERFSTLPASPLESPVLDTARYTGGDSRETRDLMDAQILLGFEGRAYHARDFYCSQILANILGGGMSSRLFQEVREHRGLCYSVYAFHWGFSDTGIFGIHAATGGENLPELMPVIVEELRKSSTNIEQQEIERARAQIRAQLLMGQESPAARAGQIARQMMLYGRPIPNDELMERLSGITIERLTDLAGRLFFDTVPTLSAIGPLEHLASMNDLLSSLSAKPAAVKAMAG
- the thrC gene encoding threonine synthase, whose translation is MKTVKYISTRGEATPLGFCDALLAGLARDGGLYLPKEWPSFSKKEIRRLRGKSYQDVAFAVLEPFTNGEIPAAMFREMIDEAYATFRHPAVAPLVQTGPNSFVMELFHGSTLAFKDVAMQLLARLMDHVLAERGERATIVGATSGDTGGAAIDAFAGRERTDIFILFPHGKVSPVQQRQMTTATAGNVHAIAVNGNFDDCQNLVKAMFNDEAFRDRVKLSGVNSINWARIMAQIVYYFTTAITLGGPDRKISFTVPTGNFGDIFAGYVAKRMGLPIDKLIIATNENDILARTLKTGRYEMREVKATTSPSMDIQISSNFERLLFETHDRDPAAVRAAMAGLNQSGSFAIGEGALKKIRKEFRAGSASEKEVSETIRKTYEETGYLLDPHTAIGVFVAAGHEKLQAPMVTLATAHPAKFPDAVKSASGIDPALPSWLADLMSRAERFDILDPELKIVETFIGERTRVRD